In the Parus major isolate Abel chromosome 4A, Parus_major1.1, whole genome shotgun sequence genome, one interval contains:
- the RAB9B gene encoding ras-related protein Rab-9B: MSGKSLLLKVILLGDGGVGKSSLMNRYVTNKFDSQAFHTIGVEFLNRDLEVDGRFVTLQIWDTAGQERFKSLRTPFYRGADCCLLTFSVDDRQSFENLSNWQKEFIYYADVKNPERFPFVVLGNKIDKLERQVSTEEARAWCMENGNYPYLETSAKDDTNVTVAFEEAVRQVLAVEEQMEHCMLGHTIDLNSSSKSGSSCC, encoded by the coding sequence ATGAGTGGGAAATCCTTGCTCCTAAAGGTCATTCTCCTTGGAGATGGTGGAGTTGGGAAGAGCTCCCTCATGAATCGGTACGTCACCAACAAGTTTGACTCGCAGGCGTTCCACACGATTGGGGTGGAGTTCTTAAACCGGGACCTGGAGGTGGACGGGCGGTTTGTGACCCTCCAGATTTGGGACACTGCAGGACAGGAGAGGTTCAAGAGCCTGCGGACGCCGTTTTACCGGGGAGCAGACTGCTGCCTGCTGACCTTCAGCGTGGATGACCGGCAGAGCTTTGAGAACCTCAGTAACTGGCAGAAGGAGTTTATCTATTATGCTGATGTGAAGAACCCTGAACGCTTCCCATTTGTAGTCCTGGGCAACAAGATAGACAAACTGGAGAGACAGGTGAGCACAGAGGAGGCCCGGGCCTGGTGCATGGAAAACGGTAACTATCCGTACCTGGAGACTAGTGCCAAGGATGACACCAATGTAACAGTGGCCTTTGAGGAAGCTGTGCGCCAGGTGCTGGCAGTGGAGGAGCAGATGGAGCACTGCATGCTGGGCCACACCATTGACCTGAACTCCAGCTCCAAATCAGGCTCTTCCTGTTGTTGA